Proteins from a genomic interval of Tiliqua scincoides isolate rTilSci1 chromosome 11, rTilSci1.hap2, whole genome shotgun sequence:
- the APOA5 gene encoding apolipoprotein A-V has translation MVAAVFFHGLRRGGSASAVSPTPQSLPLQNLFYYISQRAGPGIIMRPQTALLTLLLAAFSAPQASPLQRSSWDYFSQLTQDKDHVRPAQQLKHGQEMRDLKGSFQDGTNYVGGVLQKLTSLDSGAQSRFYQDVNGLRQLIQGEIESLRLKLSSYTDEGHPEVSEKLGNLRRRLILLAEKLTDQVSLQARELQQHLRSSLSMMAQRSRNAEKTQQFAIQYAEEIALHTDQAKEIFQPYVDRLVAEIQHSFEELHKDIVPEQANQYIQEFSNGLTQNARDLHLKIQRRLEHLKGQLSLHSSHVLSPQQAPQQALDLCLEDLTKEVQERIEEFRRDTVLQIDHFTRTIDGEVEDMKLKLRSLPSYLEEFQENSTPLEDVHVRLDSLWRAISQSLGSPRGSID, from the exons ATGGTGGCTGCAGTGTTTTTCCACGGACTACGacggggtggttctgcctcagcTGTCTCACCCACACCGCAGTCCCTGCCTCTGCAGAATCTCTTCTACTACATCTCGCAGCGTGCTGGTCCAGG AATCATCATGCGCCCCCAGACTGCACTTCTGACTCTGCTGCTGGCAGCCTTCTCAG CTCCCCAGGCCAGTCCTCTGCAGAGAAGCTCCTGGGATTACTTCAGTCAACTGACACAGGACAAAGACCATGTACGTCCAGCCCAGCAACTGAAACATGGGCAGGAGATGAG AGACCTGAAAGGCAGTTTCCAGGATGGCACCAACTACGTGGGAGGAGTCCTGCAGAAGCTGACCTCCCTGGACAGTGGAGCCCAGTCTCGGTTCTACCAGGATGTCAACGGACTTCGGCAGCTCATCCAGGGGGAGATTGAAAGTCTCAGGCTGAAACTTTCTTCTTACACGGATGAGGGACACCCAGAAGTCAGTGAAAAGCTGGGAAACCTACGCCGTCGCCTGATCCTCTTGGCGGAAAAGCTGACAGATCAGGTCTCACTCCAGGCAAGGGAGCTCCAACAGCATCTCAGGTCCAGCCTCAGCATGATGGCTCAGCGGTCAAGGAACGCCGAAAAGACCCAGCAGTTTGCCATTCAGTATGCTGAAGAAATAGCTTTGCATACCGATCAGGCGAAGGAGATTTTCCAGCCTTACGTGGACAGGTTGGTGGCCGAGATCCAGCACAGCTTCGAGGAGCTTCACAAAGACATAGTGCCGGAGCAGGCAAATCAGTATATCCAGGAATTCTCCAACGGGCTGACCCAGAACGCCAGGGACCTGCACCTCAAGATCCAGAGGAGACTGGAGCATCTCAAGGGGCAGCTCAGCCTTCATTCTAGCCACGTCCTCAGCCCTCAACAAGCCCCTCAGCAGGCTCTGGACCTCTGTCTAGAGGACTTGACCAAGGAGGTTCAGGAAAGAATTGAGGAGTTCAGGAGGGACACAGTCCTTCAGATAGACCACTTCACAAGGACCATTGACGGCGAGGTGGAGGACATGAAGCTCAAGTTACGTTCTCTGCCCTCATACCTGGAGGAATTCCAGGAGAATTCCACACCACTGGAGGATGTCCATGTCAGGCTTGACTCGCTGTGGAGGGCCATTTCCCAGAGCCTGGGCAGTCCGAGGGGCAGCATAGACTGA
- the APOA4 gene encoding apolipoprotein A-IV gives MALKEVAWILGLLAITAAQTDTSTDEMADTVWKYLTQLSSDTRETVDRLQQSEIRQQLQTLLQDKLQTVNAYADELQKRAIPFATELRTWLAEDSKKLKEQIQELRAQLSPYADEVQQQFSRNVQELQAKMSPYTEEFHTQVSKNAAELRRRLAPLAQELQTKLRENVGGLQTALAPYADEMQQQINLQVGDLQGKLTPYVEELKTKVDQSVADLRESLLPYAQDMQDQLNRPLEMLASQMKKGAEDLQARLLEQTEELRLQLGPHVQEMREKLQEAALKESLVAYTESLSSKMDQQIENFLQAVGPSRENFNKLLVQKVEEVRQKLSPYSGEVEDQLSILEADVRGKLKSFLDALQQAGN, from the exons ATGGCTCTGAAGGAGGTTGCCTGGATCCTTGGCCTCTTGGCCATCACAG CGGCTCAGACTGACACCAGCACTGATGAGATGGCAGACACGGTTTGGAAGTACCTGACCCAGCTAAGCAGTGACACCCGGGAGACAGTGGACAGACTCCAGCAGTCGGAGATCAGGCAGCAGCTCCA GACCCTCCTGCAGGACAAGCTCCAGACTGTCAATGCCTACGCAGATGAGCTGCAGAAGAGGGCAATTCCCTTTGCAACGGAGCTGCGCACCTGGCTGGCTGAGGACTCCAAGAAGCTGAAGGAGCAGATCCAGGAGCTGCGCGCCCAGCTATCCCCTTATGCTGATGAGGTCCAGCAGCAGTTCAGCAGGAATGTCCAGGAGCTGCAGGCCAAGATGTCCCCATACACCGAGGAGTTCCACACCCAAGTGAGCAAGAATGCAGCCGAACTGCGTAGGCGACTGGCGCCCCTGGCCCAGGAGCTCCAGACCAAGCTGCGGGAGAATGTTGGTGGCCTCCAGACCGCCCTGGCCCCATATGCGGATGAGATGCAGCAGCAGATCAACCTGCAGGTGGGGGACCTGCAAGGGAAGTTGACCCCCTATGTCGAGGAGCTGAAGACCAAGGTGGACCAGAGTGTGGCCGACCTGCGCGAGAGCCTCTTGCCCTATGCCCAGGACATGCAGGACCAGCTGAACCGCCCGCTGGAGATGCTGGCCTCCCAGATGAAGAAGGGCGCTGAGGACCTGCAGGCCAGGCTCCTGGAGCAGACTGAGGAGCTGCGGCTGCAGCTGGGCCCCCATGTCCAAGAGATGCGggagaagctgcaggaggctgccCTGAAGGAGTCCCTGGTGGCCTACACTGAGAGCCTCTCCTCGAAGATGGACCAGCAGATCGAGAACTTCCTGCAGGCGGTGGGGCCCTCCAGGGAGAACTTCAACAAGCTCCTGGTGCAGAAGGTGGAGGAGGTGAGGCAGAAGCTGAGCCCCTACTCTGGCGAGGTGGAGGACCAGCTCAGCATCCTGGAGGCAGATGTGCGGGGCAAGCTTAAATCCTTCCTGGATGCCCTCCAGCAGGCGGGGAATTGA
- the APOA1 gene encoding apolipoprotein A-I, translating into MRAVAVTLFLVLLAGAQARHFWQRDEPHTTHAERFRELMQAYVDKVKTGIEHAAAQLDASAVGKELELNVAQKLQELYTALIHVREAVRPVVEEIATKVNQEVEKSYGELTKDVSVVFAKIRPYLENFREKVHKDLEAARVQLQPISQELQELARQNADVVHQKLAPVAEELRDKFRSHVDALRQELGSHSQEVREAITRKAQELREKVIPELTAYQAKVQEQLQSLREQLPAYIETVRTETTPVLEGFKRVLLEAVKELQQDLQRLEQQQQQGA; encoded by the exons ATGAGAGCCGTTGCAGTGACCCTCTTCCTAGTGCTGCTCGCAG GTGCCCAGGCACGCCACTTCTGGCAGCGGGATGAGCCCCACACGACCCATGCTGAGCGCTTCCGGGAGTTAATGCAGGCCTACGTGGACAAAGTCAAGACCGGCATTGAGCACGCTGCTGCCCAGCTGGACGCTTCTGCTGTGGGCAAGGAGTTGGA GCTGAACGTGGCACAAAAGTTGCAGGAATTGTACACTGCTCTCATACATGTCCGTGAGGCGGTGAGACCCGTGGTGGAGGAGATTGCGACGAAAGTAAATCAGGAAGTGGAGAAATCCTACGGGGAGCTGACCAAGGATGTGAGTGTTGTGTTCGCCAAGATCCGGCCCTATTTGGAGAATTTCCGGGAGAAGGTGCACAAGGACCTGGAGGCGGCCCGTGTCCAGCTGCAGCCCATTAGCCAGGAGCTGCAAGAACTGGCCCGCCAGAACGCAGACGTGGTGCATCAGAAGCTGGCCCCGGTGGCCGAGGAGCTGAGGGACAAGTTCAGGAGCCACGTGGATGCCCTGCGCCAAGAGCTGGGCTCCCACAGCCAGGAGGTGCGCGAGGCGATCACTCGGAAGGCCCAGGAACTCCGCGAGAAGGTCATCCCTGAGCTGACGGCCTACCAAGCCAAAGTGCAGGAGCAGCTGCAATCTCTGCGGGAGCAGCTGCCTGCCTACATTGAGACGGTCCGGACAGAGACCACCCCCGTGCTGGAAGGCTTCAAGCGCGTCTTGCTGGAAGCGGTGAAGGAGTTGCAGCAGGACCTGCAGcggctggagcagcagcaacagcagggtGCTTAG